The Candidatus Zixiibacteriota bacterium genome window below encodes:
- a CDS encoding HD-GYP domain-containing protein encodes MASTAIKNRTEQKFMPIYLDSLRVDSVLDFDLYLLVNNRLVLYRSANLPFTERTRRNLLENRVDRLFITSANRSNYQHYIEQNLEKILRDPSVQEDKKAGILYDTSTNLVKEVLSNPTYGENVRRSKDLVTHTVEYILKGRDAFLNLLRITSFDYYTYTHSVNVCTFSIALAQQLGFKDEEFLNELGMGSLLHDIGKSKISDRILNKRSTLNPIEFEIMKKHPQWGVEILSESDMMSDASYYPVLQHHERGDRRGYPHGLSLGEMHLYSKIVAITDSFDAMTTERVYQRAMDTFPAMKILFSLKGAYDERLLRSFVELMGPTGLLEV; translated from the coding sequence ATGGCATCAACGGCTATCAAAAACCGCACCGAACAGAAATTCATGCCGATCTACCTGGACTCGCTCCGGGTCGATTCGGTCCTCGATTTTGACCTGTACCTGCTGGTGAACAACCGCCTCGTCCTGTACCGGTCCGCCAACCTGCCCTTCACCGAGCGGACCCGACGTAACCTGCTCGAAAACCGCGTCGACCGACTCTTCATAACCAGCGCCAATCGAAGCAACTACCAGCACTACATCGAGCAGAACCTCGAGAAGATCCTCCGCGATCCCTCGGTGCAGGAAGACAAAAAAGCCGGTATCCTGTACGATACCTCGACCAATCTGGTCAAGGAAGTTCTGTCCAACCCGACCTACGGGGAAAACGTTCGCCGATCAAAAGACCTCGTTACCCATACGGTCGAGTACATTCTCAAGGGTCGCGACGCCTTTCTCAATCTGCTGAGAATCACGTCGTTCGACTACTACACGTACACCCATTCGGTCAACGTCTGCACGTTTTCGATCGCCCTGGCCCAGCAACTCGGCTTCAAGGACGAGGAGTTCTTGAACGAACTCGGCATGGGCTCGCTGCTGCACGATATCGGCAAGTCCAAGATATCCGACCGAATACTCAATAAGCGGTCGACCCTGAATCCGATCGAATTCGAAATAATGAAAAAACACCCGCAGTGGGGCGTGGAAATCCTGTCCGAGTCGGATATGATGTCCGATGCGTCATATTATCCCGTCCTGCAGCACCATGAACGCGGCGATCGCCGCGGCTATCCCCATGGGCTGTCGCTGGGCGAGATGCACCTGTACTCCAAGATCGTCGCCATCACCGATTCCTTCGACGCGATGACGACCGAGAGAGTATATCAGCGCGCCATGGATACCTTCCCGGCCATGAAGATCCTGTTCTCTCTCAAGGGCGCCTACGATGAGCGGCTCCTTCGTTCATTCGTCGAACTGATGGGGCCGACCGGTCTGCTCGAGGTCTAA
- a CDS encoding DinB family protein, with the protein MHPSIKSMADLYALHHRILEMTIKGVQEEDQFVRPVNKANSINFIVGHITSIRFAIVRMLGEQMETPWGDIYDQGKPVLENSAYPVLSEILVEWKAIADRLPALLERATEELLLSAAPFEGPGQEKNLRGTIAFLLTHEAVHLGQLAYIRRLLGYSPAFDR; encoded by the coding sequence ATGCATCCCAGCATCAAAAGCATGGCCGATCTGTACGCCCTGCACCACCGGATTCTCGAAATGACGATCAAAGGCGTGCAGGAGGAAGATCAATTCGTACGGCCGGTGAACAAGGCGAACTCGATCAATTTCATCGTCGGTCATATCACCTCGATTCGCTTTGCCATCGTGCGCATGCTGGGCGAGCAGATGGAGACGCCCTGGGGAGATATCTACGACCAGGGTAAGCCTGTTCTCGAGAACAGCGCGTATCCCGTGCTCTCCGAAATACTCGTAGAGTGGAAAGCAATTGCCGACCGCCTTCCGGCCCTGCTGGAACGCGCCACCGAGGAACTCCTGTTGAGTGCGGCTCCGTTCGAAGGGCCCGGGCAGGAGAAAAATCTCCGTGGGACCATTGCGTTCCTGCTGACACACGAAGCCGTTCATCTCGGGCAACTTGCCTATATCCGTCGGTTGCTCGGCTACAGCCCCGCCTTTGACCGGTGA
- a CDS encoding HNH endonuclease has product MKDDILTYRQMCDSEQVQTLQRGMNFRLNPAYSVILMSQRNNAPYRDEILPDGITIIYEGHDTPKTPDEPSPKSVDQPQFTKNGGLTQNGRFVEAVQRFRSGEPAEIVKVYEKVLSGVWSFKGLFELIDYQFVSDGIRNVFKFRLVLCDRVPENRERDLPVRSRIIPSNVKMEVWKRDGGKCVICGATDELHFDHEIPFSKGGTSITAANVRILCARHNLKKSSRIE; this is encoded by the coding sequence ATGAAAGATGATATTCTCACCTATCGTCAGATGTGTGACTCTGAACAGGTGCAGACCCTGCAGCGGGGCATGAACTTCCGGCTGAATCCTGCTTACAGTGTAATTCTGATGTCGCAGCGCAACAATGCTCCATATAGAGACGAGATTCTGCCAGATGGGATTACAATAATCTATGAAGGACATGATACACCGAAAACGCCTGATGAACCAAGTCCGAAATCCGTAGACCAGCCCCAATTCACCAAGAACGGAGGGCTAACCCAGAATGGTCGATTCGTCGAAGCAGTACAGCGTTTCAGGAGTGGCGAACCAGCCGAGATTGTAAAAGTCTACGAAAAAGTACTCTCGGGCGTGTGGTCTTTCAAGGGTCTATTTGAATTGATAGACTATCAGTTTGTGAGTGATGGAATTCGTAATGTATTCAAGTTCAGATTGGTCCTTTGTGATCGAGTACCAGAGAACAGGGAGCGTGACTTGCCGGTGAGGAGCAGGATTATTCCATCAAATGTAAAGATGGAGGTCTGGAAGCGCGACGGAGGAAAGTGTGTCATATGTGGAGCGACGGACGAATTGCATTTTGATCACGAAATACCCTTTTCGAAAGGCGGTACGAGTATTACAGCGGCGAACGTGCGCATTCTTTGTGCCCGCCACAATCTCAAGAAGAGCAGTCGCATAGAATAG
- the mfd gene encoding transcription-repair coupling factor — protein sequence MNDRMETRAASRTRLEYVFERFMSGRPFVRLSHMLEQSQPGIPCVVTGLAGSSTAVLIRSLAATGKSPILVVTQRSEEAGDLYEDLLFLLGPERVGHYPSRQILPYDFRAPVGEIMGKRISTLAALRAGDLDVVVTPVRALMEPTIPPENLASAMIDLKAGDEQDIDSLVDKLVSLGFHRVPLVEEVGDFARRGGLVDFFTPGAEAPVRIEFFGDEIETIRHFDVGTQRTVDSQKRITLLPRREIPITQETLEQYLAEMPEDDGDYIRRRYVNDPELPGLEWLALLFGIPQGRLSDYLPRDTVVIFDGHGTIGEEADSILAEAGSLRERLAGRLQRLPDPDQYYVTRSLLFDRLDQFRQIDRVPFKGGRGEIVSFDCREHPALGSRLDLLGETIREYESAGITYFIATDSEGQAARLDELIAEKAKLDTRPPIEVADLKGGFVCPSDGYAILTDHQIFSRYHRRVRRKKFKEGVAIADYSSLNHGDYVVHTDHGIARYIKLETLTVDGRNRDCLLLQYAEQDKLYVPIEEFNRVSKYAGKDSAPALTRLGGPGWDKLKARTKKAVADMAADLIKLYAERKSQPGFAFGPDTTWLKQLEASFPFEETRDQTRAIADVKRDMEKDQPTDRLICGDVGYGKTEVAVRAAFKAVDAGKQVAVLVPTTILAQQHYATFRERLAEFPVRTEVLSRFRTRAEQLATVDGLAAGTVDLVIGTHRLLSADVHFRDLGLLIIDEEHRFGVRHKEKLRRLKASVDTIAMTATPIPRTLQMSLMGARDMSIINTSPKDRLPIITEIVEFDPAVIATGILREIDRGGQVFFVHNRVQTIEAMHRYLKKLLPQVQFAVAHGQMHEKSLEGIMLGFMAKRYDVLICTSIIESGLDIPSANTIIINRADRFGLAQLYQIRGRVGRSSRRAYAYLMTPPTRLMNADAIKRLRALEAHSDLGAGFALAMRDLEIRGAGTILGARQSGFIEEVGYDLYNRLLEEAVAELRGQPLQRLPETRIELDVELFLPGNYVNDNQQKVDIYRRVADCRNLDELERLRDEITDRFGKLPPSAVNLFDAAGVKICASMMGLEKVTMRAGRVNLFYEEQHRLSRAEVESLRKATDQPMEFSMLGHPRITLDLGQINHLQRLGYLRGVLSKAI from the coding sequence ATGAACGATCGAATGGAAACCCGCGCCGCTTCGCGTACCCGACTCGAGTACGTATTCGAACGCTTTATGTCCGGCCGACCCTTCGTTCGGCTGTCACACATGCTCGAGCAATCACAGCCGGGGATTCCCTGTGTCGTCACCGGGCTCGCCGGGTCGTCCACGGCGGTGCTGATCCGCTCGCTTGCCGCCACAGGGAAATCACCGATTCTGGTCGTCACGCAGCGCTCCGAAGAGGCCGGTGACCTGTATGAGGATCTGCTGTTTCTCCTCGGACCCGAACGGGTCGGACATTACCCCTCGCGGCAGATTCTTCCCTACGACTTCCGCGCGCCCGTCGGCGAGATTATGGGAAAACGTATTTCCACGCTGGCCGCTTTGCGCGCGGGCGATCTCGATGTCGTCGTCACGCCTGTTCGAGCCCTGATGGAACCGACTATCCCGCCGGAGAACCTTGCCTCGGCGATGATTGACCTGAAGGCTGGCGACGAGCAGGACATCGATAGCCTGGTCGACAAGCTGGTATCGCTGGGGTTTCATCGTGTACCCCTGGTTGAAGAAGTCGGCGATTTCGCACGTCGCGGTGGGTTGGTGGATTTTTTCACTCCCGGCGCCGAGGCGCCTGTCAGAATAGAGTTTTTCGGCGACGAGATCGAAACCATTCGACATTTTGACGTCGGCACCCAGCGCACTGTCGATTCTCAAAAGCGCATCACCCTCCTGCCTCGACGTGAAATCCCCATCACGCAGGAGACCCTCGAGCAGTATCTCGCCGAGATGCCCGAAGACGACGGGGATTATATCCGTCGACGCTACGTCAATGATCCCGAACTGCCCGGACTGGAATGGCTGGCCCTGCTTTTCGGCATCCCGCAAGGGCGCTTGTCCGACTATCTCCCCCGGGATACGGTGGTGATCTTCGACGGCCACGGAACAATCGGCGAGGAAGCTGACTCCATCCTTGCAGAGGCAGGCTCGCTGCGTGAGCGCCTCGCCGGCCGTCTGCAGCGGCTCCCCGATCCGGACCAGTATTATGTGACGCGGAGTCTGCTGTTTGACCGCCTCGATCAATTTCGACAGATTGACCGCGTTCCCTTCAAGGGGGGACGCGGCGAGATTGTCAGCTTCGACTGCCGCGAGCATCCGGCGCTCGGCTCCCGGTTGGACCTGCTCGGTGAGACCATCCGTGAGTACGAATCGGCCGGCATCACCTATTTCATCGCCACCGATTCCGAGGGACAGGCCGCCCGGCTCGACGAGTTGATCGCCGAGAAAGCCAAGCTCGATACCCGTCCCCCGATCGAAGTCGCTGACCTCAAAGGCGGGTTTGTCTGCCCGAGCGACGGTTATGCAATCCTTACCGACCACCAGATTTTCAGTCGCTATCACCGCCGCGTCCGTCGCAAAAAGTTCAAAGAAGGCGTGGCGATCGCCGACTATTCGTCCCTGAACCACGGTGATTATGTCGTTCACACCGATCACGGCATCGCCCGTTATATCAAACTGGAAACGCTGACAGTGGATGGTCGGAACCGGGATTGCCTGCTGCTGCAGTACGCGGAACAGGACAAGCTGTACGTCCCGATCGAGGAATTCAACCGTGTGTCAAAATACGCGGGAAAGGACAGCGCACCGGCGCTGACACGACTCGGCGGGCCGGGTTGGGATAAACTGAAAGCCCGGACCAAAAAGGCGGTCGCCGATATGGCCGCCGACCTCATTAAGCTGTACGCCGAGCGAAAGTCACAGCCCGGGTTCGCATTCGGTCCCGATACCACCTGGCTCAAACAACTCGAGGCGTCGTTCCCGTTCGAGGAAACACGTGACCAGACAAGGGCGATCGCCGACGTCAAACGCGACATGGAAAAAGATCAGCCGACCGACCGCCTGATTTGCGGCGATGTCGGCTACGGAAAGACCGAAGTCGCCGTCCGGGCGGCATTCAAAGCCGTCGATGCCGGCAAACAGGTTGCCGTGCTGGTACCCACGACTATTCTCGCCCAACAGCATTACGCGACCTTTCGCGAACGTCTGGCCGAGTTCCCGGTACGCACCGAAGTCCTTTCGCGCTTTCGCACCCGCGCCGAGCAGCTTGCAACAGTCGATGGTCTCGCTGCCGGGACCGTTGATCTCGTCATCGGCACTCACCGACTGCTGTCGGCCGACGTTCATTTCAGGGATCTGGGGCTGCTGATCATCGATGAAGAGCACCGATTCGGTGTTCGGCACAAAGAAAAGCTGCGACGGCTCAAGGCGAGTGTTGACACGATTGCCATGACGGCCACCCCGATCCCGCGCACACTGCAGATGTCTTTGATGGGAGCGAGGGATATGTCGATCATCAATACCTCGCCCAAAGACCGCCTGCCGATCATCACGGAGATTGTCGAATTCGACCCGGCCGTCATTGCCACCGGTATCCTCCGCGAAATCGACCGGGGGGGACAGGTGTTTTTCGTTCACAATCGGGTCCAGACGATCGAAGCGATGCACCGCTATCTCAAAAAACTGCTGCCCCAGGTCCAGTTTGCCGTCGCTCACGGCCAGATGCACGAGAAATCGCTCGAGGGTATCATGCTCGGGTTTATGGCTAAGCGATATGACGTGCTGATCTGTACGTCCATCATCGAGTCAGGTCTCGACATCCCCTCAGCCAATACGATTATCATAAACCGCGCCGACCGCTTTGGACTGGCGCAACTGTACCAGATACGGGGCCGGGTAGGACGATCATCGCGGCGCGCCTATGCATACCTGATGACACCGCCGACACGGTTGATGAACGCCGACGCCATCAAGCGGCTTCGTGCGCTCGAGGCGCACTCGGATCTCGGCGCCGGATTCGCCCTGGCCATGCGCGATCTGGAAATCCGCGGCGCCGGGACTATTCTCGGGGCACGACAGTCGGGATTCATCGAAGAGGTCGGATACGACCTGTACAACCGACTGCTCGAAGAAGCGGTCGCCGAGCTCCGCGGACAACCTCTGCAGCGCCTCCCCGAAACCCGCATTGAACTCGATGTCGAGCTCTTCCTCCCCGGGAACTACGTCAATGACAACCAGCAGAAAGTCGATATTTATCGACGGGTCGCGGATTGCCGCAACCTCGACGAACTCGAGCGTCTTCGCGATGAAATCACCGACCGCTTCGGCAAACTACCACCGTCGGCGGTGAACCTCTTCGATGCCGCAGGCGTCAAGATCTGCGCGTCCATGATGGGACTCGAAAAAGTGACCATGCGCGCCGGACGGGTCAACTTGTTCTATGAAGAGCAGCACCGACTCAGTCGCGCCGAGGTCGAGTCCCTGCGCAAGGCTACCGACCAGCCGATGGAGTTCTCCATGCTTGGTCACCCGCGAATCACCCTTGACCTCGGTCAGATAAACCACCTCCAGCGACTCGGCTACCTGCGCGGCGTCCTGAGCAAGGCAATATAG